A single region of the Pan troglodytes isolate AG18354 chromosome 18, NHGRI_mPanTro3-v2.0_pri, whole genome shotgun sequence genome encodes:
- the C16H16orf86 gene encoding uncharacterized protein C16orf86 homolog isoform X4 produces MASAGAERRPGVQEATVVGQGQLTEEPGSAQTSECPVAGDQFLVPAHEARGTQSEDQRPAGAASESELQEEGPKLGEERPKPHAGALEERGPRPVVSIVRPRHGPKRKPVKSLSLPGLRAHLKAEAELPPKLPLQEEEPEGSQSEPSPSAKQHKKAKKRKSLGAPVLHAVASTVSAPLETLRLERKAQRLRPLYQYVNYCNPELNQAGKGDGEAEVEAEAELAPVPEEAGVEQLQALLPLAVQVTVPPRWWLPSFHA; encoded by the exons ATGGCCTCGGCAGGGGCGGAGAGGCGGCCGGGGGTCCAGGAGGCGACGGTCGTGGGGCAGGGACAGCTCACGGAGGAGCCCGGCAGCGCTCAGACCTCCGAG TGTCCAGTGGCGGGAGACCAGTTCTTGGTGCCAGCCCATGAGGCCCGCGGAACCCAGAGTGAAGACCAGCGCCCAGCAGGCGCAGCTTCGGAGTCGGAGCTCCAGGAGGAAGGACCCAAGCTGGGGGAGGAGAGGCCCAAGCCGCATGCCGGGGCGCTAGAGGAGAGAGGCCCCAGGCCCGTGGTCTCCATTGTGAGGCCCCGTCATGGTCCAAAGAGAAAGCCTGTCAA gtctctcagcctcccgggccTTCGTGCCCATCTTAAGGCTGAAGCTGAGCTGCCACCCAAGCTGCCGCTGCAGGAGGAGGAGCCAGAGGGCAGCCAGAGTGAGCCCTCACCATCTGCCAAACAGCACAAAAAAGCCAAGAAGCGCAAGAGCCTGGGGGCTCCCGTGCTCCACGCTGTGGCCAGCACGGTGTCTGCACCCTTAGAGACATTGAGGCTGGAGC GAAAGGCCCAGCGCCTGCGGCCCCTGTACCAGTACGTCAACTATTGCAACCCTGAGCTGAACCAGGCAGGGAAGGGGgacggggaggctgaggtggaggcagaggcagagctggCCCCGGTTCCGGAGGAGGCAGGTGTGGAGCAACTGCAGGCCTTGCTGCCCTTGGCAG TACAAGTGACTGTCCCGCCCCGCTGGTGGCTCCCCTCCTTCCACGCCTGA
- the C16H16orf86 gene encoding uncharacterized protein C16orf86 homolog isoform X2 codes for MASAGAERRPGVQEATVVGQGQLTEEPGSAQTSECPVAGDQFLVPAHEARGTQSEDQRPAGAASESELQEEGPKLGEERPKPHAGALEERGPRPVVSIVRPRHGPKRKPVKSLSLPGLRAHLKAEAELPPKLPLQEEEPEGSQSEPSPSAKQHKKAKKRKSLGAPVLHAVASTVSAPLETLRLERKAQRLRPLYQYVNYCNPELNQAGKGDGEAEVEAEAELAPVPEEAGVEQLQALLPLAGELGPGLALPCPSPLVTPTHALAPLGEEAGEEPGGLPSLGVSDHKAEVDKSTQVDIDKMLSVCTAPLVPPLSPQYK; via the exons ATGGCCTCGGCAGGGGCGGAGAGGCGGCCGGGGGTCCAGGAGGCGACGGTCGTGGGGCAGGGACAGCTCACGGAGGAGCCCGGCAGCGCTCAGACCTCCGAG TGTCCAGTGGCGGGAGACCAGTTCTTGGTGCCAGCCCATGAGGCCCGCGGAACCCAGAGTGAAGACCAGCGCCCAGCAGGCGCAGCTTCGGAGTCGGAGCTCCAGGAGGAAGGACCCAAGCTGGGGGAGGAGAGGCCCAAGCCGCATGCCGGGGCGCTAGAGGAGAGAGGCCCCAGGCCCGTGGTCTCCATTGTGAGGCCCCGTCATGGTCCAAAGAGAAAGCCTGTCAA gtctctcagcctcccgggccTTCGTGCCCATCTTAAGGCTGAAGCTGAGCTGCCACCCAAGCTGCCGCTGCAGGAGGAGGAGCCAGAGGGCAGCCAGAGTGAGCCCTCACCATCTGCCAAACAGCACAAAAAAGCCAAGAAGCGCAAGAGCCTGGGGGCTCCCGTGCTCCACGCTGTGGCCAGCACGGTGTCTGCACCCTTAGAGACATTGAGGCTGGAGC GAAAGGCCCAGCGCCTGCGGCCCCTGTACCAGTACGTCAACTATTGCAACCCTGAGCTGAACCAGGCAGGGAAGGGGgacggggaggctgaggtggaggcagaggcagagctggCCCCGGTTCCGGAGGAGGCAGGTGTGGAGCAACTGCAGGCCTTGCTGCCCTTGGCAGGTGAGCTGGGCCCAGGCCTCGCTTTGCCCTGTCCCAGTCCACTAGTGACCCCCACCCATGCCCTGGCTCCCCTCggagaggaggctggagaggagcCTGGGGGCTTGCCCAGCTTGGGGGTGAGTGACCACAAGGCCGAGGTGGATAAGTCAACCCAGGTGGACATCGACAAGATGCTGAGTGTCTGCACTGCTCCACTTGTCCCCCCGCTCTCTCCTCAGTACAAGTGA
- the C16H16orf86 gene encoding uncharacterized protein C16orf86 homolog isoform X1, which produces MASAGAERRPGVQEATVVGQGQLTEEPGSAQTSECPVAGDQFLVPAHEARGTQSEDQRPAGAASESELQEEGPKLGEERPKPHAGALEERGPRPVVSIVRPRHGPKRKPVKSLSLPGLRAHLKAEAELPPKLPLQEEEPEGSQSEPSPSAKQHKKAKKRKSLGAPVLHAVASTVSAPLETLRLEPSALPWVFAGKAQRLRPLYQYVNYCNPELNQAGKGDGEAEVEAEAELAPVPEEAGVEQLQALLPLAGELGPGLALPCPSPLVTPTHALAPLGEEAGEEPGGLPSLGVSDHKAEVDKSTQVDIDKMLSVCTAPLVPPLSPQYK; this is translated from the exons ATGGCCTCGGCAGGGGCGGAGAGGCGGCCGGGGGTCCAGGAGGCGACGGTCGTGGGGCAGGGACAGCTCACGGAGGAGCCCGGCAGCGCTCAGACCTCCGAG TGTCCAGTGGCGGGAGACCAGTTCTTGGTGCCAGCCCATGAGGCCCGCGGAACCCAGAGTGAAGACCAGCGCCCAGCAGGCGCAGCTTCGGAGTCGGAGCTCCAGGAGGAAGGACCCAAGCTGGGGGAGGAGAGGCCCAAGCCGCATGCCGGGGCGCTAGAGGAGAGAGGCCCCAGGCCCGTGGTCTCCATTGTGAGGCCCCGTCATGGTCCAAAGAGAAAGCCTGTCAA gtctctcagcctcccgggccTTCGTGCCCATCTTAAGGCTGAAGCTGAGCTGCCACCCAAGCTGCCGCTGCAGGAGGAGGAGCCAGAGGGCAGCCAGAGTGAGCCCTCACCATCTGCCAAACAGCACAAAAAAGCCAAGAAGCGCAAGAGCCTGGGGGCTCCCGTGCTCCACGCTGTGGCCAGCACGGTGTCTGCACCCTTAGAGACATTGAGGCTGGAGC cctctgccctgccctgggTCTTTGCAGGAAAGGCCCAGCGCCTGCGGCCCCTGTACCAGTACGTCAACTATTGCAACCCTGAGCTGAACCAGGCAGGGAAGGGGgacggggaggctgaggtggaggcagaggcagagctggCCCCGGTTCCGGAGGAGGCAGGTGTGGAGCAACTGCAGGCCTTGCTGCCCTTGGCAGGTGAGCTGGGCCCAGGCCTCGCTTTGCCCTGTCCCAGTCCACTAGTGACCCCCACCCATGCCCTGGCTCCCCTCggagaggaggctggagaggagcCTGGGGGCTTGCCCAGCTTGGGGGTGAGTGACCACAAGGCCGAGGTGGATAAGTCAACCCAGGTGGACATCGACAAGATGCTGAGTGTCTGCACTGCTCCACTTGTCCCCCCGCTCTCTCCTCAGTACAAGTGA
- the C16H16orf86 gene encoding uncharacterized protein C16orf86 homolog isoform X3 gives MASAGAERRPGVQEATVVGQGQLTEEPGSAQTSECPVAGDQFLVPAHEARGTQSEDQRPAGAASESELQEEGPKLGEERPKPHAGALEERGPRPVVSIVRPRHGPKRKPVKSLSLPGLRAHLKAEAELPPKLPLQEEEPEGSQSEPSPSAKQHKKAKKRKSLGAPVLHAVASTVSAPLETLRLEPSALPWVFAGKAQRLRPLYQYVNYCNPELNQAGKGDGEAEVEAEAELAPVPEEAGVEQLQALLPLAVQVTVPPRWWLPSFHA, from the exons ATGGCCTCGGCAGGGGCGGAGAGGCGGCCGGGGGTCCAGGAGGCGACGGTCGTGGGGCAGGGACAGCTCACGGAGGAGCCCGGCAGCGCTCAGACCTCCGAG TGTCCAGTGGCGGGAGACCAGTTCTTGGTGCCAGCCCATGAGGCCCGCGGAACCCAGAGTGAAGACCAGCGCCCAGCAGGCGCAGCTTCGGAGTCGGAGCTCCAGGAGGAAGGACCCAAGCTGGGGGAGGAGAGGCCCAAGCCGCATGCCGGGGCGCTAGAGGAGAGAGGCCCCAGGCCCGTGGTCTCCATTGTGAGGCCCCGTCATGGTCCAAAGAGAAAGCCTGTCAA gtctctcagcctcccgggccTTCGTGCCCATCTTAAGGCTGAAGCTGAGCTGCCACCCAAGCTGCCGCTGCAGGAGGAGGAGCCAGAGGGCAGCCAGAGTGAGCCCTCACCATCTGCCAAACAGCACAAAAAAGCCAAGAAGCGCAAGAGCCTGGGGGCTCCCGTGCTCCACGCTGTGGCCAGCACGGTGTCTGCACCCTTAGAGACATTGAGGCTGGAGC cctctgccctgccctgggTCTTTGCAGGAAAGGCCCAGCGCCTGCGGCCCCTGTACCAGTACGTCAACTATTGCAACCCTGAGCTGAACCAGGCAGGGAAGGGGgacggggaggctgaggtggaggcagaggcagagctggCCCCGGTTCCGGAGGAGGCAGGTGTGGAGCAACTGCAGGCCTTGCTGCCCTTGGCAG TACAAGTGACTGTCCCGCCCCGCTGGTGGCTCCCCTCCTTCCACGCCTGA